Proteins found in one Parasteatoda tepidariorum isolate YZ-2023 chromosome 7, CAS_Ptep_4.0, whole genome shotgun sequence genomic segment:
- the LOC107450593 gene encoding very long chain fatty acid elongase 7 — protein MSKYFRQMLDILVFMSRSNEHIVEVKKYPTSFTSTTSYTRNTIRKTNSHLALKTAEGKRSVLNILSELSSEGSKMVIRFIYEYLEDFLIDNTNPVVLTWPLVGNAVLNFGIVGFYLLFVLWLGPLYMKYRKPFDLRRIMVPYNAALVVTNAIIFYHYAKIRYSGKAKVSCEVLERLDDRPDVYKLAEITWYFYISKFVELSDTVFFVLRKKERQLSKLHLIHHSSVPLMMYGLLRSEPGGYNTVFPIANSFVHILMYTYYGISALGDDVTIHLTFKKYITMCQLVQFIFVLYHMFVTPFQGCKISPLSFIMNVLIAGFFMALFLNFYYHEYINRRSNREKEIKNGIDHFTNGKKVK, from the exons ATGAGTAAATATTTCCGACAGATGCTGGATATACTCGTCTTCATGAGTCGAAGCAACGAACACATCGTCGAAGTGAA GAAGTATCCAACGTCGTTTACCTCAACAACTTCCTACACCCGAAATACAATTAGAAAAACTAATTCTCACTTGGCTCTTAAAACTGCCGAAGGTAAGAGGTCTGTTCTCAACATTTTATCAGAG cTCTCATCAGAAGGATCTAAAATGGTTATTCGATTTATTTACGAATATTTAGAAGATTTCTTAATCGACAACACaa atcCAGTCGTATTGACTTGGCCTTTAGTCGGCAATGCGGTGCTTAATTTTGGCATAGTTGGATTTTATCTTCTATTTGTTCTTTGGTTGGGACCTCTGTATATGAAATATCGGAAACCATTTGATTTAAGAAGGATAATGGTGCCTTACAATGCAGCTTTAGTTGTCACAAATGCCATCATTTTCTACCAC tatgcAAAAATTAGATACAGTGGTAAAGCAAAAGTGAGCTGTGAGGTACTTGAACGACTTGATGATCGACCAGATGTATATAAA CTTGCTGAAATCACGTGGTATTTTTACATATctaaatttgttgaattatCAGATACG GTATTTTTCGTGCTTAGAAAAAAGGAGCGACAGCTGTCCAAGTTGCATCTAATCCATCATAGTTCTGTACCTCTAATGATGTACGGATTGCTGAGATCAGAGCCAG gtGGTTATAATACAGTTTTTCCAATTGCGAACTCCTTTGTGCATATTTTGATGTATACGTACTACGGAATATCAGCTCTAGGCGATGACGTCACAATACacttgacttttaaaaaatacatcaccATGTGCCAAttg GTGCAGTTCATATTTGTACTCTACCACATGTTTGTAACTCCATTCCAAGGCTGTAAAATATCTCCATTATCGTTTATCATGAATGTGTTAATAGCAGGATTTTTTATGGCGCTTTTCCTAAATTTCTATTATCATGAGTACATCAATAGAAGATCGaatagagaaaaagaaattaaaaatggaatcgACCACTTCACAAATGGAAAGAAAGTTAAATAG